In Holophagales bacterium, one DNA window encodes the following:
- a CDS encoding LamG domain-containing protein, with protein sequence MNRRGFSSLLRGRGLGILFAVLALSTLFAAQANAQPFGMWNVYNRATVGYIEIPHNAALNPTSGITIEGWVNVTDPGGCSNIIGKGYTTAWWVGICGTTLRSYLRGSGSFHDGGSLAGGWNHFAVTWNGSVRRHYINGEQVGEWPEASPPTTNTQPVRIGSDVNYANNYPNGSINEIRLWNVARTVDQIRANINVPITTAQTGLVAVWAAGGPADVVGPYDGARVGSLPAMTFPVAANCGSGSATSLCLNDRHAVSVRWRTDPPGGTLGTGQVAPLTTEESGLFWFFGPNNWEVMVKVLNGCGLNDRWWVFTAATTNVYYRLEVFDIRAGVNKVYFNYPGPPAPAVTDVSALATCP encoded by the coding sequence ATGAACCGAAGAGGCTTCTCGTCTCTCCTTCGAGGTCGCGGACTGGGGATCCTGTTCGCGGTGCTCGCCCTGTCCACCCTGTTCGCTGCGCAGGCGAACGCCCAGCCGTTCGGCATGTGGAACGTCTACAACCGCGCGACGGTGGGCTATATCGAAATCCCGCACAACGCAGCCCTGAACCCGACCTCGGGGATCACCATCGAGGGCTGGGTCAACGTGACCGATCCGGGCGGTTGCAGCAACATCATCGGCAAGGGCTACACCACCGCCTGGTGGGTCGGGATCTGTGGCACGACGCTGCGTTCCTATCTGCGCGGATCCGGTTCGTTCCATGACGGCGGCTCGCTCGCGGGTGGCTGGAACCACTTCGCGGTGACGTGGAACGGCTCGGTACGGCGTCACTACATCAACGGCGAGCAGGTGGGCGAGTGGCCCGAGGCTTCGCCGCCGACGACGAACACGCAGCCGGTGCGGATCGGCAGCGACGTGAACTACGCGAACAACTACCCGAACGGGTCGATCAACGAGATCCGGCTCTGGAACGTCGCCCGGACGGTCGACCAGATTCGCGCCAACATCAACGTGCCGATCACGACGGCCCAGACCGGGCTGGTCGCCGTCTGGGCGGCGGGCGGGCCGGCCGATGTCGTCGGCCCCTACGACGGCGCCCGCGTCGGTTCACTCCCGGCGATGACCTTCCCGGTGGCCGCGAACTGCGGGAGCGGGTCGGCGACCTCGCTCTGTCTCAATGACCGGCACGCCGTTTCCGTCCGCTGGCGCACCGACCCGCCAGGCGGGACGCTCGGCACCGGCCAGGTGGCGCCTCTCACGACCGAGGAGTCCGGCCTCTTCTGGTTCTTCGGTCCGAACAACTGGGAGGTCATGGTCAAGGTCCTCAACGGCTGCGGGCTCAACGACCGTTGGTGGGTCTTCACCGCCGCCACGACCAACGTCTACTACCGCCTCGAGGTCTTCGACATCCGGGCGGGGGTCAACAAGGTGTACTTCAACTACCCGGGGCCGCCGGCGCCCGCGGTGACCGACGTCAGCGCGTTGGCGACCTGTCCTTGA
- a CDS encoding aminotransferase class V-fold PLP-dependent enzyme: MEPAPDFSPPRSVVGLWGLDPAVAYLNHGSFGACPRPILALQQSLREELEREPMDFLWRQLPDRLAEVRTALGAFLGCPADELAFVPNATAGVATVVGSLDLAGGDELLTTDHAYGACRKVLERAARRAGARVVVAAIPFPLADPEQVVAAVEAAITPRTRLALLDHLTSATGVVLPVERLVGRLEARGIAVMVDGAHAPGSLAISLSALGASYYTGNAHKWLCAPKGAAFLHVRADRRPGLHPLVVSHGYEPDAAEPRFREEFDWTGTLDPTPALCIPACLRLLGSLLPGGWDELTRRNRSLALAARDRLAERLGVELPAPASMIATLATVPLPAARPGAPGEPLDGPGLMGWLRARGIESFVAPAPGSGRLLVRVSAQLYNDLPQFERLGERLTEALGR, translated from the coding sequence ATGGAGCCCGCGCCCGATTTCTCCCCACCCCGTTCCGTCGTCGGCCTCTGGGGCCTCGATCCCGCCGTCGCCTACCTCAACCACGGCTCGTTCGGCGCCTGTCCGCGGCCGATCCTGGCGTTGCAGCAGAGCCTGCGCGAGGAGCTCGAGCGCGAGCCGATGGACTTTCTCTGGCGCCAGCTTCCGGATCGGCTCGCCGAGGTGCGCACGGCCCTCGGCGCCTTTCTCGGCTGCCCGGCCGACGAGCTCGCGTTCGTCCCGAACGCCACGGCCGGCGTGGCGACGGTCGTCGGCTCCCTCGACCTGGCCGGCGGTGACGAGCTGCTCACCACCGATCATGCCTACGGCGCCTGCCGTAAGGTCCTCGAACGGGCGGCGCGGCGCGCCGGCGCCCGGGTCGTCGTCGCAGCGATTCCGTTTCCGCTCGCCGATCCCGAGCAGGTCGTGGCGGCCGTCGAGGCGGCCATCACCCCGCGCACGCGCCTGGCACTGTTGGATCACCTGACGAGCGCCACCGGGGTCGTTCTTCCCGTGGAGCGGCTGGTCGGGCGTCTGGAAGCGCGCGGCATCGCAGTGATGGTCGACGGAGCGCACGCTCCCGGGAGCCTCGCGATCTCCCTGTCGGCGCTCGGGGCCTCCTACTACACCGGCAACGCCCACAAGTGGCTCTGCGCCCCGAAGGGCGCCGCCTTCCTCCATGTCCGTGCCGATCGGCGTCCGGGGCTCCACCCGTTGGTGGTCAGCCACGGCTACGAGCCGGACGCGGCGGAGCCGCGCTTCCGTGAGGAGTTCGACTGGACCGGGACGCTCGACCCGACGCCGGCGCTCTGCATCCCGGCGTGCCTGCGCCTCCTCGGCTCGCTCCTCCCCGGCGGGTGGGACGAGCTGACGCGTCGCAATCGCTCGCTGGCCCTGGCGGCCCGCGACCGTTTGGCCGAGCGGCTTGGCGTCGAGCTGCCGGCGCCGGCGTCGATGATCGCCACCCTGGCGACGGTTCCCCTTCCGGCCGCGCGACCCGGCGCTCCCGGTGAGCCGCTCGACGGTCCGGGGCTGATGGGCTGGCTCCGTGCGAGAGGGATCGAGAGCTTCGTCGCGCCGGCTCCCGGATCCGGACGTCTGCTCGTCCGAGTGTCGGCCCAGCTCTACAACGACCTTCCCCAGTTCGAGCGTCTCGGGGAGCGCCTGACCGAAGCGCTGGGGCGCTGA